Part of the Terrisporobacter glycolicus ATCC 14880 = DSM 1288 genome is shown below.
TATACCATCACTTTGTTACATTATATTTTATCTATACAACTAAAACAACAACTGTATTCTGATATATTCTATAAAACAAAAACCATAAAAATAACTGTCAAAATATAAGTTATATAATCTCCACTTTTACAATTTAACAGCTTCTTTTCATTAAATTATAATCACTTTATTGGCGAATTTAGGAATATATATTAATTTCAAACCATTTTTATCTAAATAATTAAATAAAAAGATAAATCCAGCCAATTAATTTTCTACTGCTTAGATTTATCTTTTTATTTAAGATTCTATCATTTATTTTCATCTGAATATATAGAAATATTTTATCCTTGTAATGTATTTCTTAATCTACATTTTCATTAATAAGTTTAAAGTTTGTATATTCACCTAAATCCATAAGTACTATGCTGTGACTTGTTCTTCTTTGGCTAACAGGAATCATTTGCATATAATCTCCATATAAATATGTAAGATATTCATCATAGTGTTTTGGTACAGGTAGTTTATATCCTTCAAAATCTACATAAATAACTTCATCTAACCATTCTTTTGGGAATACTCCTCTTCTTAAATTTCTTCCCATTCCATCATATAAGTACTCTGCTTTTTTACTATTTTTGAATAAAGTTATAATATTATCTTGTAAATACTCTAAAAATTTATATGAACATTTATTCTTCATAAAATTTCCTATTTTACACAACACAGGATGTTTTCCACCTGTTTTCATTTTTTTATTAGCCCATTTATTGAATACCATTGACCTTGTAATTAAAGTAGCATATATATGCAAGTTCTGAATAAATTTATTATTTGATGTATTATCTTGCGATAATATATCTATAAAAATACCATTATGCATTTTCATAAATTTACCTGTATGTCTAGTTGCAAATAGTGTATTATCCATTCTTATCTTTGTAAATACATGATGGTTTAATTCTTCAGTTCTAGGATTTTGAACAAATAAATTTGAAGGCAATTCATCTTGGGCCACTTTAAGAAATTTATCATAATCTTCTCTTAACATCATTACATCTGCGTCATCATCCCATGGTATAAATCCTTTATGTCTAATTGCTCCTAATAATGTTCCTCCTGCTAAAAAGTACTTTATATCATGTTTCTTACAAATCCTGTCAATTTCCAATATGTACGCTAATAAAATTTCATGTACAGTTTTTAACTTACCATGGTATGTATTATCAAATATAAAAGTTTCATCCCTATTGTAAATACTCTTTACCATAAGAATCAAACCATCTTCTAAGCATACTTTTGGACACCATTTATAATGTCTTATTTTCAGACTATTAATACTAAAATCATATTGTTCAAAATCTTTATGATTTTTATTAATAATGTTTATATCAGCTTTAACTAAGTTGTTATTTACTAATAATGTTAATATTTCTGTACTAGATACTGTAGATTGTAATCCATCAACATTATAAATTTTATTAGTAGGACATTTTTTTAATGCATAAAAAATAGCTGTTAAAATGTCACTAATATATATAAATGAAAACTGTCTATCATCCAAATTAACATATTCTTTTTCATTTGCATCTTTTACGAACTCTTTTAAAAAATTACCATTGAAATCGACACATGCACCATAAGCCATAGCTGTTCGTATTATAGTATAATTAAAGTTATTTTCTTTACTATAACATATGCATAATGATTCTAAACTCTGAAGAATCATTTGTTCAAAATTATTAATATTATCAAATTTTTCATATTCAGATGCTATCATTTTATTAGGTATTTTTCCATTAACACGATAATCAGACATAAAAATTAATCGTTCAAAAGAAATTTTGCTAATTTTCTCAAATATACTTGTATAGTTATCTATAATATGCATATATTCACTAGCATTTGATTTTATTTCTTTATTACATAGCCCAGTTAAAATTACATGTTCACATTCATCTATATCATTTAACTCTTTTACAAAAAAATCTTCTCTATTTATAAGTTCACTTCTATAAATATTATTATCAATATTACCTATTGGTACTAAAGTAACTTTAATATTTAAGTCTTTTTGATCATTTAAATTTAAAAAAGAATATACAACCGAACGCGTAAATGTATCATTTCCATCCCCAATTAATACAATCTCTTTATTGCACAATTGACCAAAAGGGTATTTTTTAACCCTCGTTGGAGCTTGAGCATAGTCTAATTCAAACTCATTTAAAAACTCTCTTAATAACATCCCTATTTCCCTTCCATTAATAACACGTCTTTATTTTGTTCTTCAATAGTATTTATTGATCTTATAATACCTTCTTTTAAATTAACTTTAGGTAGCCAACCAATACTCATTAACCTGTTATTGTTTAATATTTCAGGAGTTGCTGAAAAATAAGACTGTATAGGTTCAATTTCATCACTTTTATTAGCAAAACTTAAAGATAACTTTCTTTCTGGAAAAACATTTACTGACATTTTAGCAAAATCACGTATTGTTACATTATTTTCTTCAGATGATATATTATATGGTCTTATATTTTCACCCTTTAATAAGATAGTCAACAAAGCTGATACCGTATCTGTAACATAACAAAAAGATCTCATTGTAGCTCCATTACTTTTTAAAAGTATATTTTGCTTCTTTACTACATTAGCAAAAAACTGCGCCCATACACGATCATCGTCTAATTTACTTGCACCGTAAATATAACTTGGCCTTGCTATTTTAATATCTAATCCATACTCCTTATTATATGTAGCACATAATGTTTCTGCAGCTCTTTTTCCTTGTGCATAACAATTTTTATATGAAGTATGATCTATGTATCCTATATTATCTTCTTTTAAATCTTTTGATCCATCATGAACACTTCCATAAACTTTCAAGCTTGATATGAATAATACTTTGCAATCACTATTTTTTCTTGCAAATTCTAAAACATTCATAGTTCCTATAAGATTAGCATTTATTGTTTCAACTGGTTTATTTTCAAAGTGCCATGCACTTGCATTGCTTGCCGCATGTACAATATAATTTACTTCTTCATCTATAACAAACTCATTGCAAACATCTTGTATTACTAATTTAAAATCATCTCTGTCTAATAATTTTCCATATTTAGCCGATGCATTCTTTTCATTACGTACCATTCCAACTACTTTTAAATTTTGATTATGTAAATCATTTCTTAAAAGTAATGATAATGTTAAATAATATCCTATAAACCCACCTGCTCCAGTAATTAATATAGTTTTATTATTAAAACTTTCCCATGGAATTTCTGATTGTGTAATTTCATAAGCATCATTGTATACAAATTCATTAACATTTGACTTTATTTTATAATCCAAATTTCAATTCCTCCTTAGCAAAACTTTTATAGTGATCATAATAGTAACTAGACCTTAAAGTATATAAATCTTCTGGTGTGGTAACTTTAATATTTTGACGTTCTCCTATGAATAAGTGTACCTTTTCACCTAGTTCTATTAATAATTCACTTGATGATGTTGGTGCATCTATATTTCTTCTTTTTGCTTCATCATGTGCCCACATTATTTTTTCCATATAATATCCTTGTGGAGCTTGGGTTATATACATTGTACTTCTTTCATAATTTTTATTACAGAAAACTCCATCATTACTTTCTAATACAGAATCTATACTAGGAGTTACAGGTACTGCTGTACCATATTTTTTAGTTTCTTCTATGCAATTTGTTATAAGCTGTTCAGTTATCATAGGACGTACACCATCACAGATTAATACAATGTCATCTTCTGATGAATTTTTTTCTAATTCTACTAATCCATTATGTATGGATTCATGACCATTACTGCCACCTTTTACTATGCTTACAACTTTTTCTAAATTATATTTTTGTATTTCCCATTCTAGTATTTGAATCCAGTTTTCTAAACATGAAACTACAATTTTATCTATTTGTGGATGATTGTCAAATTTTTCTAATGTATGAATTATAATTGGTTTTCCTTCTACCTCTATAAATTGTTTTGGTATGTCTGAATATTTCATACGAGAACCAACTCCACCTGCAAATATAACTGCTGAAATCATTTAACCTTTCCCCCTTATACACTATACTTGTCTATTTTATTTTGTGTATTTGTAAAAACTAAATATAAATTTAATTAAATTCCTTTAATAACATGTCGAATAATCTCTCAGTACAGTTTCCATCACATTTACTCATGTACTGATTTGAAAATTGCCTGATTTTTTCAACATTAAAGTTATTATATTCATTTAATAATTCTTTATCTAGTTCTTTTCCATCTTTAACTATTCGTCCAGGAATAGATTCAAGTGGTATATAAAAACCTCTTTTTTGCTTATATTCATCATAATCTGGTATAAATAAAATCAAAGGTTTCTTTAATAATATATAATCAAAAATAACTGAAGAATAATCAGTTATCAATATATCTATAACTAATAATAACTCTTCTGTATGTATATCAGTATTAGAAATACGACTTTTAGAGTCTAAATGTGGATGTACTTTAGTCAAAACATACCACTCTTTGCCTATTTTTTTCCCTAATTCATTTATATAGTCCTCTCCTAATATAAAAGGATTATTTGCTTTTCCTCTAAATGTCGGAGCCCACAAAACTATTTTTTTGCCTATTGCATCTGGATGCTTTTTATAAAACAATTTACGGCAATTTTGTATATGTGAATCTAAAAAGAATGAATCTGTTCTGCTTAATCCCGTGGCTTTTGCTACTCCTTTATCCAACTTCATAGCACTCTCATATATCGGTATACAACATTCATCACTAACAGTTACAAGGTCATAGTTTTTAAATACATTTCCTTTATAGTAATTAGGTATATCATCATCTGTATCATAAGCAAATTTTTTTAATATACCACCTGCATGCCATAATTGTACAACCACAGTATCTTTTCTTTTTTTACAAGAAGATACTGGCAAAAAATTATCACAAATAAATACATATTTTGCTGTTGCATATAGTTTCATAAATCTAATCATTTCATAAATAACTTTTATATATGAATTAGATTGATAGTCCGCATAACATTCTTCAACTTTGAAATTTGTATCTTCAAATTTCTCTTTCATTAGTTTCATGCTATAAGGTATTTCTTTATGATGTGCATCTGCAAAAATAACTAAACTATTATTAACAGGATTTCTGCTATATATTTTATAAACTATAGGCAGTAAAACATTCTGTACACCCATTTTTATACATTGTTTTATAAAAAAATTTATATTCATATATATTTTTCCTTATTATTCCAATATTTTTACTACCATTTATGTTATCATATTCAAATCTTTCTTTCAATTGTAAAACAAAATATATACAACTTTTTGTTATAATATACTGCAGTCAAAATTGTCTTCATTCAATATCCAATCTATATAATAAAAAGTAAATTGAAAAAATTAATAGTACCACAGAAAGTTATTTCCTAATGAATAATATTAATATACCATTTAGTGACAATATTTGCGATTTTATATTATATTTTTATATATCCTATATTAATATTAGTTTATCAATAATTGTGTTGGAAATTAAAATGTATAATAAAAAATAGGGATATATCATACTGATATACTCCCTATTTTTTATAGTATTGGTGAAAATAATCTACAAACTGATTCTTTTATTTTATTAACTATTTTTCGATTTTCAAACATATTCTGTTTTAACTCTTTTCCATGTTTTAAATCTTCTAAAAAGTCATCTTTTATTTCATTAATAATATTTTCATCATATATAAAAGCATTAACTTCAAAATTCAATTTAAAGCTTCTAAGATCCATATTGGCAGATCCTGTAGATGCCATAAAATTGTCAATAATTATAACCTTTGAATGTAAAAAACCTTTATTATATAAGTATACCTTCCCACCAGATTCTAATATTTCTTGAAAATAAGAATAGGATGCAGTATTTACAATTTTATGATCTGCAATTTCCGGAAATAAAATTATAAGTTCTACTCCACTTAAAGCTGCGCATTTTAAAGCTTTTAACAAACTTTCATCTGGTATAAAGTATGGGGTTTCTATATATATACTTTTTTTAGCCTGACATATAGCATAAAAATAAGCATAATGCATAGACTCCCAATCTGAATCTGGACCACTAGCCACAATTTGCATCATACAGCTACCTTTATCCTTTAACTTAGGAAATAAATTTTCTTTTAATAATACTTTTTTTGTATTGTAATACCAATCAGTTAAAAAAATCATCTGTAGCATATAAACTGATGTTCCTTCTATTCTTATATGAGTATCTCTCCAGTATCCAAATTTTTTATTTTTACCTATATATTCATCACCTATATTTATTCCACCGGTGTATCCTATTTGTCCATCTATAACTACAATCTTTCTATGATTTCTATAATTAAGCTGTCCTCCTATGGGTATTGTAATCTTACCTTTTAAATATGGAATTATTTCTATGCCATAAGTTCGCATTTCATTGAAAAATTTTCTATGAAACCAAAATCTCCAACAACCTACATCATCATAAATTATTCTTATTTTTACACCAGATTTAGCTTTATCTATTAGCTCTTTTTTTATTTTTTCTCCAATTTCACTGTCTTTAATTATAAAATATTCTAAATGAATATGGTCTTTTGCATTTCGTATATCTTTTATTAAATTTTCAAATTTTTCATTTCCATCCACATAAATTTCTACATTATTATTAATAGTGAATGGGAAAATTCCTGTATTAAGTAATAAACTAACTATTCTTAAGACTCTAAAGTCTATATTCTTACCATAGGGTAGCTTTCCTTCTTTTATCATTGTACTTTGACCTTGTGCTAATTCTTTCATTTCATCCAAGTTAAATAAAAGATTTTCTTTTTTCATATTATTTGCCATTTTATAGGTTTTCTTCATTTTTATTTTTCTAATATTTCTTCCTAATATAGCATAAAACAATATACCTATAACTGGAAATAACATAAAAATCAAAATCCATATTAATGTTTTTGAAGGATCCCTATTTTCTAATATAAGTTTTATAGAAATAATAATACTTAGTATATAAAAGAGTACTAAAATGATTTTTAAAACCATATCATTATTTTCATCTCCTTACGTCTTATCTACCTATACCTAATTCTCTCGCATAGTAGAACAAATATTGTTGTGCAAATCCTGCTGAATCACCAAACTTTTCTAATGCAAACTTTCTTATTTTAGGTAGACTTAAATTATCTTCCACATAAAATTCTTCCATAACTCTTTTTACCCAAACATCCACTGGAAATGTATCATATTTTTGCATCCCAAATAAAGCAATACAATCTGCTACCTTTGGTCCTACACCATTAAATTTAACTAATTCTTTTATACATTCTTCTGTGCTCAATTCTCTATAAGATAAAACATCTTCATTATTTTCAATAACATAGTCAGCGACACTTTTTATATACTTATCTCTAAATCCTGTCTGGCATGCTCTTATATCTTCTACAGATGCTTTACATAGTTTCTCTGGTTTTGGAAAAGCATAGTATTTTTTACCTCTGTATTCTTCTATAAACTCACCATATTTTTCTGATAAGTTATTTATAGCTCTTTGAATCATTGGTATTCTATTATTTGCAGATATTATGAAAGATATAAGCATTTCCCACCCATCTTGTTGTAAAATTCTTATACCTTGTCCAAATTCTGTTGCTTTTTCTAAATATTCATCCATAGTTTTTAATTCATTTTTTATTTCACTATAGTCTCTTCCTAAATCAAAATAATCAAACCATATGTTATCAAAGTCTTCTTTATTAGTATTATCAAAAATGATTAAATCATTTTCTTTTTTTACATTTATAACTCTTCCTTGTACTACACCTGTATATGAACTATCTTCTTCTTTTAACCATCTAAAACACTGGCCACAATCAAACACATGTTGTGGATCGAAATCGTCACTTATTCCTTCTAATATAATTTTATTATCTTTCTCTATAATATTCATAGTTACTTTCCTTTCTCATTTGAATCTATTTATTATTATTTTTTATTTTTCTCTAATCTATCCTTTAATTTTATAATGAAGTAATTTACAATTATATTCTTATATAATATATACCTTATTTTTGTCAATTTACACATATCTTAACATAAAAAATACCTAGATAATAACTTATCTAGGTATTTTTTATGAATTACATTCCTAATTCTTTAAATTCTCTACTTCCTGGCTTAACTAAATCTTCTTTTCCTTCTTTACAAAGAGGACATTCATCAGCTTCATGAACTTGTATATCTAATTTTATAGCGCTGTATATAGGCATTCCTATATCTTCGCTAGTTCTGTTTGCTATACAAGCAACTCCTATTACATCTCCGCCTAAAGCTTCTAAGCATTTTTTAGTTTCTATTGTTGATTTACCAGTTGTAACAACATCTTCTGCTATTATTATTTTAGCTCCTGGTTTAACTTCAAACCCTCTTCTAAGTTGCATTACTCCGTCTTTTCTTTCAGTAAATACTGATTCTTTTTTAAGTTGTCTTCCAAGTTCATAAGAAACTATTACTCCGCCCATAGCTGGTCCAACTACTAAATCTATTCCTAAGTCTTTTATTTGCTCAACAACTGTACTTAATACTTGCTCTGCATATTCAGGGAATCTTAATACCTTTGCACATTGTACATATTTATTACTATGCTTTCCTGATGATAATAAAAAATGTCCTTCTAATAGTGCATCACTTTTCTTTAATATTTCAACTACATCTACTTTATTCATGTTGTACTCCTCCAATTTGTTATGTTTATATTTTTAACTTCAATTTTAGTAATTTTATTAAATATTATATTTTTATCTCTACTTTTATATAATTCCTCTTATTTCATCAAGAGTTTTTATTCCTTCTTGCTTCATAAACTTTTCTATTCCATCTATTATTTCAAGTCCTATTCTTGGGTTTACAAAGTTTGCCGTTCCAACTTGAATGCAAGAAGAACCTGCCATTATAAATTCTATAGCATCATTGGCATTTGTTATTCCACCCATTCCCCACACTGGTATTTCTATATTTTTAGAAACTTCATTAACCATTCTAAGAGCTATCGGTTTTATTGCCGGTCCAGATAATCCTGCATATACATTTTCAAATACAGGCTTTCTTTTATTTATATCTATTGCTAAAGCTTTGAATGTATTTACTAAAGACACTCCGTCAGCTCCTTCTTCTTCACATACTCTAGCCATACCTACTATATCTTCAGCATTTGGAGATAATTTTATTACAAGAGGTTTATCTACAACTTTTCTAACTTCTCTAACAACTTCTCTTGCAACCTCATTTTTTATTCCAAAAGCCATTCCTCCAGCTTTTACATTTGGACAAGATATATTTAACTCTATTACATCCACATCTCTTCCTCTTAGTAGTTCAGCACCTTTTATATAGTCATCTAATGTTCCTCCACCAAGATTAACTATTCTCACTAAATCTAAATCAGAGAAGAAAGGTAGTTCTTTATCTATAAATCCTTGTACCCCCGGATTTTCTAATCCCACACTATTCATCATTCCTGATGGAGTTTCAAATACTCTCATACCATTATTTCCATCTTTTTGATTCAATGTAAGTCCTTTACTGCTTATTCCACCTAATTTTTCTATATCATAAATTTCATTGTATTCTTTCCCAAATCCAAACGTCCCAGATGCCATTATTACTGGATTTTTAAAATTAAGATCCTTAAATTTTACATTTAAATTAGCCATTAAAAATCACATCCTCTCCTCTGAATACCGGGCCATCTTTACAAGTTTTCTTATTTCCAAATTTAGTTTTGCAAGTACATACTAAACATGCACCTACGCCACATGCCATGTGGTTTTCTAAAGAAACGAATAATTTTGTATTTGTTCCTTCCACCATTTTAACTAGTTTTTCCATCATTGGTGTTGGTCCACAAGTTAATATATAATCGTATTTTTCTATGTCTATAATATCTGTTACAAATGTATTTCCTATTGCAACATTTACCTCATTACAAACTTCATTATATTTATCTATTAATATAGGTTCGTTTCTAAATCCTAAGTAGGCATCACAATTCGGAATATTTTTAGCCACTAGGTAAAGTGGTGCAACTCCTATTCCTCCTCCTACTAAAGCTACTTTTCCTTCTACTTTTTCGTAACCATTACCATAAGGTCCTTCTAATTTTATTGTTTCTTCTGGTTTTAATTCACTAAGTATTTTTGTTCCTTCTCCTACA
Proteins encoded:
- a CDS encoding LicD family protein, which codes for MLLREFLNEFELDYAQAPTRVKKYPFGQLCNKEIVLIGDGNDTFTRSVVYSFLNLNDQKDLNIKVTLVPIGNIDNNIYRSELINREDFFVKELNDIDECEHVILTGLCNKEIKSNASEYMHIIDNYTSIFEKISKISFERLIFMSDYRVNGKIPNKMIASEYEKFDNINNFEQMILQSLESLCICYSKENNFNYTIIRTAMAYGACVDFNGNFLKEFVKDANEKEYVNLDDRQFSFIYISDILTAIFYALKKCPTNKIYNVDGLQSTVSSTEILTLLVNNNLVKADINIINKNHKDFEQYDFSINSLKIRHYKWCPKVCLEDGLILMVKSIYNRDETFIFDNTYHGKLKTVHEILLAYILEIDRICKKHDIKYFLAGGTLLGAIRHKGFIPWDDDADVMMLREDYDKFLKVAQDELPSNLFVQNPRTEELNHHVFTKIRMDNTLFATRHTGKFMKMHNGIFIDILSQDNTSNNKFIQNLHIYATLITRSMVFNKWANKKMKTGGKHPVLCKIGNFMKNKCSYKFLEYLQDNIITLFKNSKKAEYLYDGMGRNLRRGVFPKEWLDEVIYVDFEGYKLPVPKHYDEYLTYLYGDYMQMIPVSQRRTSHSIVLMDLGEYTNFKLINENVD
- the pyrE gene encoding orotate phosphoribosyltransferase, which encodes MNKVDVVEILKKSDALLEGHFLLSSGKHSNKYVQCAKVLRFPEYAEQVLSTVVEQIKDLGIDLVVGPAMGGVIVSYELGRQLKKESVFTERKDGVMQLRRGFEVKPGAKIIIAEDVVTTGKSTIETKKCLEALGGDVIGVACIANRTSEDIGMPIYSAIKLDIQVHEADECPLCKEGKEDLVKPGSREFKELGM
- a CDS encoding IspD/TarI family cytidylyltransferase, which produces MISAVIFAGGVGSRMKYSDIPKQFIEVEGKPIIIHTLEKFDNHPQIDKIVVSCLENWIQILEWEIQKYNLEKVVSIVKGGSNGHESIHNGLVELEKNSSEDDIVLICDGVRPMITEQLITNCIEETKKYGTAVPVTPSIDSVLESNDGVFCNKNYERSTMYITQAPQGYYMEKIMWAHDEAKRRNIDAPTSSSELLIELGEKVHLFIGERQNIKVTTPEDLYTLRSSYYYDHYKSFAKEELKFGL
- a CDS encoding NAD-dependent epimerase/dehydratase family protein; amino-acid sequence: MDYKIKSNVNEFVYNDAYEITQSEIPWESFNNKTILITGAGGFIGYYLTLSLLLRNDLHNQNLKVVGMVRNEKNASAKYGKLLDRDDFKLVIQDVCNEFVIDEEVNYIVHAASNASAWHFENKPVETINANLIGTMNVLEFARKNSDCKVLFISSLKVYGSVHDGSKDLKEDNIGYIDHTSYKNCYAQGKRAAETLCATYNKEYGLDIKIARPSYIYGASKLDDDRVWAQFFANVVKKQNILLKSNGATMRSFCYVTDTVSALLTILLKGENIRPYNISSEENNVTIRDFAKMSVNVFPERKLSLSFANKSDEIEPIQSYFSATPEILNNNRLMSIGWLPKVNLKEGIIRSINTIEEQNKDVLLMEGK
- a CDS encoding DNA-3-methyladenine glycosylase family protein: MNIIEKDNKIILEGISDDFDPQHVFDCGQCFRWLKEEDSSYTGVVQGRVINVKKENDLIIFDNTNKEDFDNIWFDYFDLGRDYSEIKNELKTMDEYLEKATEFGQGIRILQQDGWEMLISFIISANNRIPMIQRAINNLSEKYGEFIEEYRGKKYYAFPKPEKLCKASVEDIRACQTGFRDKYIKSVADYVIENNEDVLSYRELSTEECIKELVKFNGVGPKVADCIALFGMQKYDTFPVDVWVKRVMEEFYVEDNLSLPKIRKFALEKFGDSAGFAQQYLFYYARELGIGR
- a CDS encoding CDP-glycerol glycerophosphotransferase family protein, with amino-acid sequence MNINFFIKQCIKMGVQNVLLPIVYKIYSRNPVNNSLVIFADAHHKEIPYSMKLMKEKFEDTNFKVEECYADYQSNSYIKVIYEMIRFMKLYATAKYVFICDNFLPVSSCKKRKDTVVVQLWHAGGILKKFAYDTDDDIPNYYKGNVFKNYDLVTVSDECCIPIYESAMKLDKGVAKATGLSRTDSFFLDSHIQNCRKLFYKKHPDAIGKKIVLWAPTFRGKANNPFILGEDYINELGKKIGKEWYVLTKVHPHLDSKSRISNTDIHTEELLLVIDILITDYSSVIFDYILLKKPLILFIPDYDEYKQKRGFYIPLESIPGRIVKDGKELDKELLNEYNNFNVEKIRQFSNQYMSKCDGNCTERLFDMLLKEFN
- a CDS encoding dihydroorotate dehydrogenase, translating into MANLNVKFKDLNFKNPVIMASGTFGFGKEYNEIYDIEKLGGISSKGLTLNQKDGNNGMRVFETPSGMMNSVGLENPGVQGFIDKELPFFSDLDLVRIVNLGGGTLDDYIKGAELLRGRDVDVIELNISCPNVKAGGMAFGIKNEVAREVVREVRKVVDKPLVIKLSPNAEDIVGMARVCEEEGADGVSLVNTFKALAIDINKRKPVFENVYAGLSGPAIKPIALRMVNEVSKNIEIPVWGMGGITNANDAIEFIMAGSSCIQVGTANFVNPRIGLEIIDGIEKFMKQEGIKTLDEIRGII
- the cls gene encoding cardiolipin synthase → MVLKIILVLFYILSIIISIKLILENRDPSKTLIWILIFMLFPVIGILFYAILGRNIRKIKMKKTYKMANNMKKENLLFNLDEMKELAQGQSTMIKEGKLPYGKNIDFRVLRIVSLLLNTGIFPFTINNNVEIYVDGNEKFENLIKDIRNAKDHIHLEYFIIKDSEIGEKIKKELIDKAKSGVKIRIIYDDVGCWRFWFHRKFFNEMRTYGIEIIPYLKGKITIPIGGQLNYRNHRKIVVIDGQIGYTGGINIGDEYIGKNKKFGYWRDTHIRIEGTSVYMLQMIFLTDWYYNTKKVLLKENLFPKLKDKGSCMMQIVASGPDSDWESMHYAYFYAICQAKKSIYIETPYFIPDESLLKALKCAALSGVELIILFPEIADHKIVNTASYSYFQEILESGGKVYLYNKGFLHSKVIIIDNFMASTGSANMDLRSFKLNFEVNAFIYDENIINEIKDDFLEDLKHGKELKQNMFENRKIVNKIKESVCRLFSPIL
- a CDS encoding dihydroorotate dehydrogenase electron transfer subunit; translation: MYKVIRNEYIGEEMYLMEVEGNFKGEMGQFYMLRAWDNYPLLSRPISIHDINENSISFLYKAVGEGTKILSELKPEETIKLEGPYGNGYEKVEGKVALVGGGIGVAPLYLVAKNIPNCDAYLGFRNEPILIDKYNEVCNEVNVAIGNTFVTDIIDIEKYDYILTCGPTPMMEKLVKMVEGTNTKLFVSLENHMACGVGACLVCTCKTKFGNKKTCKDGPVFRGEDVIFNG